From one Eucalyptus grandis isolate ANBG69807.140 chromosome 9, ASM1654582v1, whole genome shotgun sequence genomic stretch:
- the LOC104419440 gene encoding UDP-arabinopyranose mutase 1, with translation MADSAAAVAAAAKPVPLLKDELDIVIPTIRNLDFLEMWRPFFEPYHLIIVQDGDPSKIIRVPDGFDYELYNRNDINKILGPKASCISFKDSACRCFGYMVSKKKYIYTIDDDCFVAKDPSGKMINALQQHIKNLLCPSTPFFFNTLYDPYTEGADFVRGYPFSLREGVPTAVSHGLWLNIPDYDAPTQLVKPLERNQRYVDAVLTIPKGTLFPMCGMNLAFDRELIGPAMYFGLMGDGQPIGRYDDMWAGWCVKVICDHLGLGVKTGLPYIWHSKASNPFVNLRKEYKGIFWQEEIIPFFQSAALPKDCTTVQKCYIELSKQVKDKLSKVDPYFDKLADAMITWIEAWDELNTPTGAATKAPNGKAK, from the exons ATGGCGGACTCGGCCGCAGCCGTAGCAGCAGCAGCGAAGCCCGTCCCGTTGCTCAAGGACGAGCTGGACATCGTGATCCCGACCATCCGGAACCTGGACTTCCTGGAGATGTGGAGGCCCTTCTTCGAGCCGTACCACCTCATCATCGTCCAGGACGGCGACCCGTCGAAGATAATCCGGGTCCCCGACGGCTTCGACTACGAGCTCTACAACCGCAACGACATCAACAAGATCCTGGGCCCCAAGGCCTCCTGCATCTCCTTCAAGGACTCCGCCTGCCGCTGCTTCGGCTACATGGTCTCCAAGAAGAAGTACATCTACACCATCGACGACGATTGCTTC GTCGCTAAAGACCCATCGGGCAAAATGATCAATGCCCTCCAGCAGCATATCAAGAATCTCCTCTGCCCATCCACTCCATTCTTCTTCAACACCCTGTATGACCCTTACACGGAAGGTGCAGATTTCGTCCGTGGATACCCTTTCAGCCTGCGTGAGGGTGTGCCGACTGCGGTTTCTCATGGCCTCTGGCTCAACATCCCGGATTATGATGCGCCTACACAGCTCGTGAAGCCTCTCGAGAGGAACCAAAG GTATGTTGATGCGGTCTTGACAATACCAAAGGGCACTCTTTTCCCGATGTGTGGCATGAATTTGGCATTTGACCGTGAGCTTATTGGCCCTGCAATGTACTTCGGACTGATGGGTGACGGCCAGCCAATTGGACGCTACGATGATATGTGGGCTGGCTGGTGTGTCAAG GTCATCTGTGATCATCTGGGACTGGGAGTGAAGACCGGCCTGCCCTACATATGGCACAGCAAAGCCAGCAACCCATTTGTGAACCTGAGGAAGGAGTACAAAGGCATCTTCTGGCAGGAAGAGATCATCCCCTTCTTCCAGTCCGCGGCTCTTCCCAAGGACTGCACCACGGTCCAGAAGTGCTACATCGAGCTCTCCAAGCAAGTCAAGGACAAGCTCAGCAAGGTCGACCCTTACTTCGACAAGCTTGCAGATGCCATGATCACTTGGATCGAGGCCTGGGACGAGCTCAACACACCCACCGGAGCCGCCACCAAGGCGCCGAACGGCAAGGCCAAATGA
- the LOC104419441 gene encoding LOW QUALITY PROTEIN: scarecrow-like protein 3 (The sequence of the model RefSeq protein was modified relative to this genomic sequence to represent the inferred CDS: substituted 1 base at 1 genomic stop codon): MSSSSSSAKPDVTLSLTLPSSPAHETFKPEERGLLLIQLLLSCTRNASSNNLHWADACLQRILELSSMTGDPMQRLAAWFASALAVRIVKRWPGIYRALLSHAERDGPTAPPARPILAPAFPCLAFTCAVVARILLRALAGERAVHIVDLGSGDPELWVPLLRGLSQGPDGPPQFRLTCVSARRDVLDILGHALVKEAEIMGMPFQFNPVNVSLRELTEEMLRLRSGETLAVVSMLGLHALLAEEDRIDADFGMIKSDSVKESKRVGEFLSMVQSASPRVFFLVEQEADHNATRLVDRFVEGLHYYSAVFDSIDAALGGSCPEERLALEEMFGREIEDIVSCEGLEREKRHERFARWAVRLAXAGFKPVRLWLNAMEDAKVAVEAHLRDGYKVVTERACTMICWHERPLLAVSAWSC; encoded by the coding sequence ATGAGTTCTTCTTCATCGTCAGCGAAGCCTGATGTGACCTTGAGCCTCACCTTGCCATCCTCCCCAGCCCATGAGACCTTCAAGCCTGAGGAGAGAGGCCTGCTCCTCATCCAGCTCCTGCTGTCATGCACCAGGAACGCGTCGTCGAACAACCTCCACTGGGCCGACGCCTGCCTCCAGAGGATATTGGAGCTCTCCTCTATGACCGGCGACCCCATGCAGCGGCTCGCCGCCTGGTTTGCCTCCGCCCTCGCGGTCCGCATCGTCAAACGCTGGCCGGGAATCTACAGGGCGCTGCTGAGCCATGCTGAGCGGGATGGGCCGACAGCCCCTCCGGCCCGGCCCATCCTTGCTCCGGCCTTCCCATGCCTTGCTTTCACCTGTGCCGTCGTAGCCCGGATCTTGCTTCGAGCCCTGGCCGGGGAGCGGGCGGTTCACATTGTGGATCTGGGCTCAGGTGACCCGGAATTGTGGGTTCCTCTCCTCAGGGGCCTAAGCCAAGGGCCAGATGGGCCTCCTCAGTTTAGGCTGACTTGTGTGTCCGCTAGAAGAGATGTTTTGGACATTTTGGGTCATGCCCTTGTCAAAGAGGCTGAGATCATGGGCATGCCCTTTCAATTCAACCCTGTGAATGTGTCCTTAAGAGAGCTGACCGAAGAAATGCTCCGACTGAGATCAGGAGAGACGTTGGCAGTAGTGTCAATGCTGGGCCTCCATGCTCTACTAGCCGAAGAGGACAGAATAGATGCAGACTTTGGAATGATCAAGAGTGATTCCGTCAAGGAATCCAAGCGAGTGGGCGAATTCCTGAGCATGGTCCAGTCGGCATCACCGAGAGTCTTCTTCCTGGTCGAGCAGGAAGCCGACCACAACGCGACCCGCCTGGTCGACCGGTTCGTCGAGGGCCTGCACTACTACAGTGCGGTGTTCGATTCAATAGACGCTGCCCTCGGGGGCAGCTGCCCCGAGGAGCGGCTTGCCCTGGAGGAGATGTTCGGGAGGGAGATCGAGGACATCGTCTCTTGCGAGGGCTTGGAGAGGGAGAAGAGGCACGAGAGGTTCGCGAGGTGGGCGGTGAGGCTTGCCTAGGCCGGGTTCAAGCCGGTCCGGCTGTGGCTTAACGCCATGGAGGATGCCAAGGTCGCAGTTGAGGCCCATCTCCGAGATGGCTACAAAGTCGTGACCGAGAGGGCTTGCACCATGATCTGTTGGCATGAACGACCGCTCCTGGCGGTGTCTGCATGGAGTTGTTAG